One stretch of Bombina bombina isolate aBomBom1 chromosome 7, aBomBom1.pri, whole genome shotgun sequence DNA includes these proteins:
- the LOC128636555 gene encoding olfactory receptor 1L6-like codes for METINHTYATFTLLGLSEKPSLRLPLFSFLLIAYCLCLIGNSFMTVLIIAKSQLHTPMYFLLGNLSIIDVCLMSITIPRVLSGLLSKNNSITFHGCFLQLFFFLAVGNMDSFLLAIMSMDRYAAICQPLRYSNIMSKRTCILLVISSWVIVCLHSLLYTVMFSFLVYCDSVVHHFFCDGPALLMISCTDTSVVEMFMFVEGSIIVMSPMFFILASYTLIIRAVLRLRTSSGRKKTFSTCSSHLTLVIIFYSSIIFMYFRPSSLYSPVYDRVVSVLYTVLIPMLNPFIYSLRNKEVKNAVKKFIRCGGGGNDQ; via the coding sequence ATGGAGACTATAAACCATACATATGCTACTTTCACACTTCTTGGTCTTTCGGAAAAACCATCTTTGCGCCTCCCACTCTTTTCCTTCCTACTGATTGCATATTGTCTATGTTTAATCGGGAATTCATTCATGACTGTTCTTATTATAGCAAAAAGTCAACTCCACACACCCATGTACTTTTTGCTTGGAAATCTCTCTATCATTGATGTTTGCCTAATGTCTATCACCATTCCAAGAGTTTTGTCTGGCCTCCTTTCAAAAAACAACTCTATTACCTTCCATGGCTGTTTTCTACAACTGTTTTTCTTTCTTGCTGTTGGAAACATGGACAGCTTTCTTTTAGCTATCATGTCAATGGACAGATATGCAGCAATCTGCCAACCATTGCGTTACTCAAACATAATGAGTAAAAGGACGTGCATTCTTCTAGTCATTTCATCATGGGTTATTGTTTGTCTCCACTCATTGTTGTATACAGTTATGTTCTCCTTTTTGGTTTATTGCGATTCTGTTGTCCACCACTTTTTCTGTGATGGACCTGCCCTGCTGATGATCTCTTGCACAGATACCTCTGTTGTTGAGATGTTTATGTTTGTTGAAGGTTCAATTATTGTGATGAGTCCAATGTTTTTTATCTTAGCATCTTACACACTTATTATAAGGGCTGTTTTGAGGTTGCGCACATCCTCCGGTAGAAAAAAGACTTTTTCTACTTGCTCCTCCCATCTCACGTTAGTCATTATCTTTTACAGCTCtatcatatttatgtattttcGTCCAAGCTCCCTCTACTCACCTGTGTATGATCGTGTGGTCAGTGTGCTCTACACTGTCCTTATTCCTATGCTCAATCCTTTTATATATAGTTTGAGAAATAAGGAGGTAAAAAATGCAGTGAAGAAGTTCataagatgtggggggggggggaatgaccaATGA